GGTATGGGGCGGGGTCAGCCACGGCCTGTCGCCCTTGCGCCGCCTGCGCCGCTTGGTGGAGAACCGGACAGTGCTCGATCTGGCACCGATCGAGATCACCAGCGCACCTGCAGAGGTCCGATCGCTGGCCCGCGCACTGAATACCCTGATGGCCGCTGTCGCCCATAACATCAGCTATCAACGTCGATTCATCGCTGATGCCGCCCACCAGCTACGCACGCCATTGGCCGGGCTGAAATCGCAGACTGAGCTGGCGCTGAACGAAACCGACCCACACGCACTGAAGCAGCGCCTTCAGCACGTCCATACCAGCGCCTCACGCACTGTGCATATGGTCAACCAACTGCTGACATTGGCCCGCGCCGAGCCCGATCAACAAAACGCCATGCCCCGAGAGCCCCTGGATCTGACACGACTGGTGCGCGACCTGGCAGCAGAGCTGGCACCAAGAGTATTGAATCGCGGCCTGGAGCTGGAATGCTACGCCGATGTGCCGCCACAGATCATTTCCGGCAACTCGACCTTACTACGCGAAATGCTGACCAATCTGGTGGACAACGCCATCCGCTATGCGGGCAAAGGTTGTACCCTTACCCTGCGAGTGCTGGCCGGCTCAGATAGCACCACACTGGAGGTGGAAGACGACGGCCCCGGCATAGCCGACAGCGATAAAGAGAAGGTATTCGACCGCTTTTACCGGGTCAGCCAACAGATCGAAGGCTGCGGCTTGGGCTTGGCGATCGTCCGCGAAATTGCCAACCGCCACGCCGCCGACGTAGTGCTACGCGACGCCCAGCCACATGGCTTATTAGTCAGCATCCGCTTCCGGACAGACGCACATTAGATACTGTTGACATACCGCTGCTGGTATACAATGACGACAGTCATGCATCATATTGAATATAGCCGCCGAGACCACCATGAGCCGCTTTGTATACATCATCTATGGATTATTCGTGGTGCTGATCACCACAGTCATCAATGTATCAAATACCAATGACGGACGATCCACCAGGATCTGGGGCTCCGGTGGATCAGGCTGGTCGGGCAGCAGCAGCGGGCACAAATAATGAATGACCACGCCGCGCCCGCACTCGGCCAGCACCTGCTGGCCGATTTTCATGGCGTATCCGCAGCCCTATTGTCAGACCCAGCCGAGATCGAGGTGATGTTGTGTCAGGCCGCAGCTGCGGCAGCGGCCACCCCGATACACGCCCATTTCCATCACTTTGGGCCGGGGCTGGGAGTCACCGGCATGCTATTACTGCAAGAGTCCCATATCAGCATCCACACCTGGCCAGAGTCCGGCTTCGCCGCCATTGATATCTTCATGTGTGGCGACGCCCAGCCAGGACTCGCACTATCACACCTGCACAGTTGCCTTTCCCCACAATCCGTCACCCGCCATCAGCTACCACGTGGCTGAAGACCACGACACCATTGGGAAATCGATGGCAGCCGCCACGCCATTACGACTCCCACTGCCGACGGTGTAATTTTCGGAAGACGGCTGTGCCAATTAGAGCGGTTTGAAACCTGTTGTGCATATGGTTCGGCACTGTTGCACAAATCCGCCAGCGTTGCGACTTGGTAAGATAACACCATGACCAAGCCCGTTCCGAAACACTAGCAAACCACTCGCTGGAAAGCCTACGACCAGACCCTTATTCAGCGCGGCTTACAGCACGTTGTCCAGGTGGCAGCAGGCGCCATAGGGCAAGATTCCCGACCAGAAAAGCTCAGGCGCGCTGCATCTGCCGGTGGATGGCACAGGTATCAAGATGCTGGGCCGTCTGTACACGGTGGCGGTGGCGTGAATCCGTTTAGGAAACGCGAAACTTGCCCTGTCCAGGCTTTATTTAACTGAGCCCTTTAGTACTCAATCACACGCGCGTTGGCGCGTTCCGCCCGGCAGCGGATGACCAACGCGGCGATGGGGTCGTCCAACCGCCAAGTAGGGTATTCATAGGGCCGACCCTCACCCGTGCGGAACTCGCCCGCTGGCAGCAGCTGGATTTTGTTACCGCCAAGGGCAACCTTGGCGGTCAAGATGGCAATGACGGGGGGTGCTGTATTCATGCCGCCTATTGTGCGGGGCGGCTAATGTCCTGACTTGAGGGGGCGTGTCAGAGAATGGGTGACGATCAGGTTTCTGGCACCGCTACGGGGGTTACTGCAGCAGGCGGATCACCTCGTCGTACTTGGGCTCGTTGTACTTCGCCTTGGCCCGCAGGGCATAGTCGAGCGCACGATCACCGGTCGATGTCCGCATGGTTTTGTCGGCACCCAGTCGTAACAGCAATTTGACCGCTTCCACGTTGCCGGCCAACGCATCCATATGCAAGGCAGTCATACCATTGATCATTGGTGGCGCAGTTTGATAGGCAGGGTATTTAGCCGTATTGGTGGCATTGATATTGCCGCCCCTGTCGATAAAGCGGGTCAACAGTGCTTCTCGCAGTTCTGGGTCACTAGTGGGCGTAATGAATGCCGGCCATGCCGCAAGGTTTAGCTCCTGCATATCCTGCGCGGTGGGGCGTACATAGCGTAACCCCATGCGGCAATTCCACTGTTTAGGCTGATTTTGCGCCTCTGCGCAGGCAATCAAATAGACTATGTCAGTGGTGGCCAGCCAGTGCAGGTTCATTGCGAGACCACCAAGCGCGAGCACAGCCACACCCGTGCCGACTATCTTCCGAATGTTGGCCATTTCATCCCCACCGCACCGGCACAATGGTGTTTTTTGCGATGTGGAATGGGGAAAGTCGGTTGGCCGCCAGAATACCTTCGGCAAATTCGTCTATTTTGAGCCGATACTTATAGGCCAGCGCATGGCGTACAGTATCGTAGATTTCAGCATCCATCAGATTTTGC
This genomic interval from Chitinivorax tropicus contains the following:
- a CDS encoding sensor histidine kinase, which codes for MGKTEGSRSAPGLSLRRQLLLWLLVPQIVLWSAAIYVAYTVALRYANIAIDQGLFQSTRALARQVKPLGDGLFIDFPRAAQQILEEEPEDRVFYMVSTPPGRFILGNDKLPQPTHLQNPQYNHPYFYDGMLNGQKIRLAALFMSVGTAEAPQTLLVQVAKGITLRKRMAHDILVDTVLPLSILMLMTSLLVWGGVSHGLSPLRRLRRLVENRTVLDLAPIEITSAPAEVRSLARALNTLMAAVAHNISYQRRFIADAAHQLRTPLAGLKSQTELALNETDPHALKQRLQHVHTSASRTVHMVNQLLTLARAEPDQQNAMPREPLDLTRLVRDLAAELAPRVLNRGLELECYADVPPQIISGNSTLLREMLTNLVDNAIRYAGKGCTLTLRVLAGSDSTTLEVEDDGPGIADSDKEKVFDRFYRVSQQIEGCGLGLAIVREIANRHAADVVLRDAQPHGLLVSIRFRTDAH
- a CDS encoding ankyrin repeat domain-containing protein — encoded protein: MANIRKIVGTGVAVLALGGLAMNLHWLATTDIVYLIACAEAQNQPKQWNCRMGLRYVRPTAQDMQELNLAAWPAFITPTSDPELREALLTRFIDRGGNINATNTAKYPAYQTAPPMINGMTALHMDALAGNVEAVKLLLRLGADKTMRTSTGDRALDYALRAKAKYNEPKYDEVIRLLQ
- the speD gene encoding adenosylmethionine decarboxylase translates to MNDHAAPALGQHLLADFHGVSAALLSDPAEIEVMLCQAAAAAAATPIHAHFHHFGPGLGVTGMLLLQESHISIHTWPESGFAAIDIFMCGDAQPGLALSHLHSCLSPQSVTRHQLPRG
- a CDS encoding phage protease is translated as MNTAPPVIAILTAKVALGGNKIQLLPAGEFRTGEGRPYEYPTWRLDDPIAALVIRCRAERANARVIEY